Proteins found in one Fusarium keratoplasticum isolate Fu6.1 chromosome 12, whole genome shotgun sequence genomic segment:
- a CDS encoding Purple acid phosphatase, producing MVSYNCIATFSILIGTALSKASLPPIPSDSSTPVQQRLSLDGPNSVTIGWNTYSKQSNPCVKYGTSRELLNQEACSDTSITYPTSRTWANAVKLTGLKPATTYYYKITSTNSSVDEFFSPRTAGDKTSFSINAIIDLGVYGQDGFTINMDQSKRDVIPNIQPSLNHTTIGRLASTADDYEFIIHPGDLAYADDWFLKPKNLLHGEQAYQAILEEFYNQLAPIAGRKHYMVSPGNHEAACEEVPLLNLLCPEGQKNFTDFMNRFGRTMPQAFVSTSSDDTARVNANKAKQLANPPFWFSFEYGMVHVVMIDTETDFPDAPDAPGGSANLNSGPFGSPNQQLQFLEADLASVDREVTPWVVVAGHRPWYTTGDEGCQPCQKAFESIFYKYGVDLGVFGHVHNSQRFYPAYNGTLDSSGMNNPKAPMYIVAGGAGNIEGLSSVGKKTPLNAFAYADDFSYATIRFVDAQKLQVDFIRSSTGEVLDRSQLIKSHKERFVRQS from the exons ATGGTTTCTTACAATTGCATCGCAACCTTTTCAATCTTGATAGGGACAGCTCTATCAAAGGCCAGCCTTCCACCCATACCCTCAGATTCGTCGACGCCAGTCCAGCAACGTCTGTCTCTAGATGGGCCGAACA GTGTTACGATAGGATGGAATACATATTCCAAGCAAAGCAACCCCTGCGTTAAATATGGCACTTCAAGAGAGCTGCTTAACCAGGAGGCTTGCTCGGATACTTCAATCACCTATCCTACCTCTCGCACCTGGGCCAATGCAGTAAAGCTCACTGGTCTAAAGCCAGCAACAACCTACTACTACAAGATCACCTCGACAAATTCCTCTGTTGATGAGTTTTTCAGCCCTCGAACGGCCGGAGACAAGACTTCGTTCtccatcaacgccatcattGACCTGGGTGTTtatggccaagatggattCACGATCAACATGGACCAGTCCAAACGAGACGTGATTCCCAACATACAACCTTCACTGAATCACACGACGATTGGTCGTCTTGCGTCTACGGCCGACGACTATGAGTTTATCATCCATCCAGGTGATTTGGCCTATGCCGACGACTGGTTCCTGAAGCCAAAGAACTTGCTTCATGGAGAGCAGGCTTATCAAGCCATCCTTGAGGAATTCTACAACCAACTTGCGCCCATCGCTGGTCGAAAGCACTACATGGTCAGCCCTGGAAATCATGAGGCAGCCTGCGAAGAAGTGCCATTGCTGAATCTTCTTTGTCCAGAGGGCCAGAAGAACTTTACCGACTTCATGAACAGATTCGGTCGCACGATGCCTCAAGCATTTGTATCGACATCATCAGATGACACTGCGAGAGTCAATGCAAACAAGGCAAAGCAGCTTGCCAACCCACCCTTCTGGTTCTCTTTTGAGTATGGCATGGTCCATGTAGTCATGATCGACACCGAGACAGACTTTCCTGACGCCCCCGATGCACCTGGAGGATCCGCCAATCTCAACAGCGGGCCTTTCGGCAGTCCGAATCAGCAGCTTCAGTTTCTCGAGGCGGATCTCGCCTCTGTTGACCGAGAGGTCACTCCCTGGGTTGTTGTCGCGGGACATCGACCATGGTACACAACGGGCGATGAAGGATGCCAGCCGTGCCAAAAAGCATTCGAGAGCATTTTCTACAAGTACGGCGTGGATCTCGGCGTGTTCGGACACGTGCACAACTCCCAAAGGTTTTATCCTGCATATAACGGAACCCTGGACTCTTCGGGAATGAACAATCCAAAGGCACCCATGTACATTGTTGCTGGAGGCGCGGGAAACATTGAAGGCTTGAGTAGTGTTGGAAAGAAAACGCCCTTGAATGCATTCGCATATGCAGACGACTTTAGTTATGCCACGATTCGGTTTGTGGATGCTCAGAAGCTGCAGGTTGACTTCATCCGCTCCTCAACTGGCGAGGTGTTGGATCGGTCGCAGCTTATCAAGTCTCATAAGGAGCGTTTTGTCAGACAGAGCTGA